From the genome of Nitrosopumilus sp., one region includes:
- a CDS encoding helix-turn-helix domain-containing protein, translated as MSTLLEKQIKVNRTVTTSIGQARAIEDPARAKIVEILYHQALSADQITTALKKVGFKKALTTVRHHLEILKQSGLIEIVRIEESRGAITKFYGTSTKLLDFQTPLDFDSTYSKTIVNTSAKIEKILKGLAPKTVKSKGKKSEEYSQYLVMEIMNRAMTNVLEKSRKKQT; from the coding sequence ATGTCAACCCTGCTAGAAAAGCAAATCAAAGTCAATCGTACTGTTACGACAAGTATTGGACAGGCACGCGCAATAGAAGATCCTGCGCGGGCAAAAATTGTGGAAATCTTATACCATCAGGCATTGTCCGCTGATCAGATTACCACTGCCCTAAAAAAAGTAGGATTCAAAAAAGCACTTACAACAGTACGTCATCATTTGGAAATTCTAAAACAATCTGGATTAATTGAAATAGTAAGAATTGAAGAGTCTCGTGGAGCCATCACAAAATTCTATGGCACGTCTACAAAATTATTGGATTTTCAGACTCCGTTGGATTTTGATTCCACATATTCCAAAACCATTGTGAATACATCTGCAAAAATTGAAAAGATCCTAAAGGGCCTGGCCCCAAAGACCGTCAAATCAAAGGGAAAAAAATCCGAAGAATATTCGCAATACCTGGTAATGGAAATAATGAATCGGGCAATGACAAACGTTCTTGAAAAATCTCGTAAAAAACAGACATGA
- a CDS encoding TIGR03618 family F420-dependent PPOX class oxidoreductase produces MDEKVVRLFLEKNLVYVATIMDDGLPQVSPVWANCEDGHILINTAEGRIKHKNILRDPRVAVSVTSIDNPLDMTTIRGTVVELIPDYEYKHADKLTQQYMGREHYPFKCDDEKRIILKIKPAKIFVLPELKMSE; encoded by the coding sequence ATGGATGAGAAAGTAGTTCGGTTGTTTTTAGAAAAAAATCTTGTCTATGTTGCTACAATAATGGATGATGGTTTGCCTCAGGTGTCTCCCGTTTGGGCAAACTGCGAGGATGGGCATATTTTGATTAATACTGCTGAAGGAAGAATAAAGCATAAGAATATCCTGCGAGATCCTCGTGTTGCTGTATCTGTAACCTCAATTGACAATCCACTTGACATGACCACAATTCGTGGTACTGTGGTGGAATTAATTCCTGATTATGAGTACAAGCATGCAGACAAGCTTACACAACAGTATATGGGACGAGAACACTATCCGTTCAAGTGTGATGATGAGAAGAGAATTATTCTGAAAATTAAGCCTGCCAAAATCTTTGTTTTACCTGAATTAAAGATGTCAGAGTAG
- a CDS encoding DUF2299 domain-containing protein, which produces MGISRMRDNVERWSIHEGLSFEEVKNPDNVFQILIKYAGQYGIPVEVFEPKGQPGILVIGAKVVMKNSQISRYLGFNPEEKEKFEKKVADFCYSIQVINKIITEDGKQKIGVYVVLDDKENINQQTMLEAIDSVSEKYDQTYRFLLKTF; this is translated from the coding sequence ATGGGCATATCCAGAATGCGAGACAATGTGGAAAGATGGTCAATTCATGAAGGCCTTTCCTTTGAAGAAGTAAAAAACCCAGACAATGTATTTCAAATTTTAATAAAATATGCAGGACAGTACGGGATACCAGTAGAGGTGTTTGAACCAAAAGGACAACCGGGAATATTAGTAATAGGTGCAAAAGTGGTAATGAAAAATAGTCAGATTTCGAGATATTTGGGATTTAATCCCGAAGAAAAAGAAAAATTTGAGAAAAAAGTTGCAGACTTTTGCTACTCGATTCAAGTAATTAATAAAATCATTACAGAAGACGGAAAGCAGAAAATAGGAGTTTATGTTGTTTTAGACGATAAAGAGAATATCAATCAACAGACCATGCTGGAAGCAATAGACAGTGTTTCAGAAAAATATGATCAAACATACAGATTTCTATTAAAAACATTTTAA